GGCTCGGAGGAGCCGCGAACCGCGGCAGGATCCTGCCCGCCACCACGTCAGGGCGCCCCTGCTGCCACCACGTCGCGACCATGGCGAGGAGCCACCCCGTCGCCGGCTCCTCGTCGTCGTCGATGAACTGCAGCACGTCGACGTCGGCGCTCTCCTCGAGGGCACGCTGCCGACCGGCGGCGATGCCGGGGGTCCGCTCCAGCACGTAGCACACCTCGGGGACCGCGGCGCAGACGTCGCGGGCGCTGCCCTCGGGGTCGTTGTCGACGACGAGGACGTCGCCGGTGCCACCGGTCCAGGCGCACAGCTCCTCGACCTGGGTCACGAGCTGGGGCAGCAGGTCCGCGAGAAGCCCCTGGCGCTGGTAGGTCAGGACCGCGACCCGGGCGTGCAGCGCACCTCCGCCCCGCCCGTACGGCGTGGAGCGCGAGGTCATGACCGGATGTACTCGGTGACGACACGCCCGGTGGCGCCGCTCAGGAGTCCGAGCCCAGCAGCCACGTGACACTCGCCTGTCGCGCGCTGGCCGATGTCGGACGTCACCCGTCCCCGGACGGTCAGCAGGACGCCGCGCGCGACCCGCACGGCCCCACGGGCCATGAGGGTCACCCAGGTCCGGACCAGCTCCCGGCGCGAGTCGGCGAGCTCGAGGTGGACCCGGCTCCACACGTTCCCCACGCGTCGGTTCCGACGCAGCACCCACCCACGTTCCGCGCGATCGGGGGGCACCGCCTCGCGTGCCTCCGCCTCCTCGCACCAGCGGATGACGCCTCCTCGCCTGCTCAGCGTCCGGCTCAGCAGGGTGTCGCTGCCGCCGGTGAGCCCGTAGGCGTCCGAGAACTCCAGAGCCTCCCGTCGCAGCGTCGCGAGGTCGATCAGCAGGTTGCCGCTGGCCGCGCCCGCCAGGACCGTGCCCGTGACCCGGGTGACGCGGCGGAAGGTCGGGCACTCCCGGACCCAGGGGGAGACGTCGCCCACGAGGACGGGCACGGTCGGACCGGCGACGGCGTCACAGCCGTAGGACTGCCAGGTGCTGACGAGCGCCTCGAGCCAGCCCGCCGTCGGCTCCTCGTCGTCGTCGATGAAGACGACGGCGTCGGCGTCCGCTGCCTCGTGGATCGCGCGGTTGCGGGCCGCCGCGATGCCGGGGCGGGGCTCGTGGACGTAGCGGACCGGAGGGTCGGGCCAGGCGGCGAGAACGGAACGCCCCGACGCCTCGGGGTCGTTGTCGACGACCACAACGCGGGTGCCCGGCCCGAGGGCGGTCGCCTGCTCGACGACCATCGGCAGCATCCGGGCGAGGAGATCGGGGCGTCGGAACGTCGCAACGGCGACGGTGACGGTGGGGTCGGCAGCGGGCACCATGCTCCTTCGCGCATCCGTCGGCACAGCGGGCGGGCGCGGACCGGCGCCGCGCCCGTCAGGCACCCCCCGTCCGGCGCCTGCGAACAGGGAGTCCGCGCCGAGCGAACGAGAGGACGACCCGGACGTCGGAGCGTACCAGCGGGAGGAGGAGCCGGGCGGTGAGGAAGTACGTCGCCGCGGCACCGACACCGACGACCAGCTGCACGAGGGGAGGTGCCGGTACCCACGTGGCCGTGTGTGCCGCCAGCCCGCAGGGGAGGGCGACCAGGGTGAGCGTCAGCAGCACGCGAGTGACGAGGGGCGAGGTGTCCAGACGCGTCACCCTCCCGACGTGCCAGAGACCGACGGCCCAGGCCAGCACGCTTCCGGCTGCGACGCCCCAGGCCACGCCCACTGCGCCCCAGGGCAACCCGGCGAAGATGGCCAGGACGCTGAGCACACCCGTGACCGTCCGCTGCCGGAACAGCGCTCCGGAGTGACCCCTCGCGAGGTAGGCCCACCACGGAACCGCGGCGAGCGCGCGGAACGGTCCGGCGACGGCCAGCACGGCCAGGATGGGAGCGACCCCGGTCCACCCGTCACCGAACACGACCAGGACGATCGGGTCGGCGAGGCCGCAGGAGATCGCGAAGACGAAGCCCGTGGTGTAGAGCAGCACGAGCTGGGCGCGTGCCAGGTAGCGCAGGAACAGCTCGTCGTCCGACTGCGTGTGGCGCAGCACCGGCAGCACGACGTTGTTCATGGGCGCGTTGATGTTCGCCAACGGCGTCGTCATCAGCTGGTAGGCGCGACCGTAGAGACCCAGGGGTGCTGCACCCGACACCACGCCGATCGCGACGTTGTCGACGCTGCGGGTGAGGTACCCGATCGCCTGCGTCCCGAGGACCCCGGCCCCGAACCCGAAGTAGCGGCGGATGCTCGTCCGGCGTCTGGGCCACCCGGGACACCAGCCACCCATGACGGCGAAGAGCACCCCTGCGGCGGCCGAGTTGACCAGCATCCCGGCCACCAACGCCCACACCCCGGCCCCGGCAACGGCGAGGCCGACGGTGACGCCGGCGGACAGCGCCTGGGCGACGAGGTCGCTCAGCCCCAGCGAGGCGAACCGGAGCTGACGGGCGAGTCCGGCCCGGAACTGCGTCGCCAGGCCGTTCAGGAGAAACAGCGGCGCGATGGCGAGCGTGATGTCCTGCACGCGTGGTTCGTCGTAGAGCAGGACGACGAGCGGGGCCGCGCAGGCCGCGAGCACGGCGCAGCCGAGCCCGGCGGCTGCGTTGGCCCAGAAGAGGTTGGTGCGCTCGTCGTCGGACAACGTCGGGCTCTGGACCGCCGCCGTCGACAGACCGAAGTCGCGCAGCAGCTCGGCGACACCGACGACGGCCGCCACCATCGCCACGAGCCCGAAGTCGGCCGGCACGAGCAGCCGTGCAAGGACGGCCACCGAGCCGAACTGGATCGCCACGCGACCGACCTGGGTGATCACCGTGACGGCGGTTCCCCGGGCAGCGACGGACCCCAGGTCCGCCGGTCGATCGTCCGGTGAGGCCTCCATGTGCTGCCCGGCTCCTCACGCAGTCGCAGTGCCG
This DNA window, taken from Nocardioides sp. HDW12B, encodes the following:
- a CDS encoding glycosyltransferase family 2 protein, translating into MPAADPTVTVAVATFRRPDLLARMLPMVVEQATALGPGTRVVVVDNDPEASGRSVLAAWPDPPVRYVHEPRPGIAAARNRAIHEAADADAVVFIDDDEEPTAGWLEALVSTWQSYGCDAVAGPTVPVLVGDVSPWVRECPTFRRVTRVTGTVLAGAASGNLLIDLATLRREALEFSDAYGLTGGSDTLLSRTLSRRGGVIRWCEEAEAREAVPPDRAERGWVLRRNRRVGNVWSRVHLELADSRRELVRTWVTLMARGAVRVARGVLLTVRGRVTSDIGQRATGECHVAAGLGLLSGATGRVVTEYIRS
- a CDS encoding lipopolysaccharide biosynthesis protein, whose protein sequence is MEASPDDRPADLGSVAARGTAVTVITQVGRVAIQFGSVAVLARLLVPADFGLVAMVAAVVGVAELLRDFGLSTAAVQSPTLSDDERTNLFWANAAAGLGCAVLAACAAPLVVLLYDEPRVQDITLAIAPLFLLNGLATQFRAGLARQLRFASLGLSDLVAQALSAGVTVGLAVAGAGVWALVAGMLVNSAAAGVLFAVMGGWCPGWPRRRTSIRRYFGFGAGVLGTQAIGYLTRSVDNVAIGVVSGAAPLGLYGRAYQLMTTPLANINAPMNNVVLPVLRHTQSDDELFLRYLARAQLVLLYTTGFVFAISCGLADPIVLVVFGDGWTGVAPILAVLAVAGPFRALAAVPWWAYLARGHSGALFRQRTVTGVLSVLAIFAGLPWGAVGVAWGVAAGSVLAWAVGLWHVGRVTRLDTSPLVTRVLLTLTLVALPCGLAAHTATWVPAPPLVQLVVGVGAAATYFLTARLLLPLVRSDVRVVLSFARRGLPVRRRRTGGA